The following coding sequences lie in one Alloacidobacterium dinghuense genomic window:
- a CDS encoding ABC transporter permease: MFKSLVTGLRALFRRERRNADIQSELDCFLQASIDDKLRRGLSSDQAVSAARAEIGSAETVRIKVWSAGWESAADALLQDLRFAVRQLRKNPGFAATAILVLTLGIGAAVTIFSFVDAALIQPLPYAQPSRLAIVYESNTLGPHFHLSYLDWLDYQRRNTVFTSLEAFANYGFMLATPDGPQPVHGTRVTAGFFRTLGVSPVLGRDFRPDDDQPAAPFVALISYSAWLHRFGGGRNIIGQTVTLSGNVTSIIGVLPPSFHFAPAEPSEFWGTERPDGGCEKVRGCHNLIGLARLRPGVGFAAALADAQRIGLQLAQQYPGDDHGRGATMDPLVDAILGSIRPLLLMLLAGAALLLLIAAINVSSLLLVRTERRRREMAVRGALGASSSRLVSQFLTEGIALAVFAGALGLGFAFLLIRLVLGLIPKDFLDTMPYVRAVGLNAHVLAFTALVTLIAAIIFSLLPALRVSHADLRDGLQEVSRGASGTVWRRFGSNLVIAELAIAMILLVGAGLLGKSFYRLLHVDTGLNADGLATLDVSGTIKTGTEPEWISFERRIHAELGALPGVASVSITEQAPLGDGDGSSNFVIVGRPPVDHNEVIIRDVSAGYFSTLQARLVRGRFFADDEDQSRQRVVVINQQLAKLYFPGEDPVGQQIAMEDGDQKSPMLVIGVVDTIQEGQPDAAPQAAMYRPRNQNPSPPNDGFTVVLRTGQSESSVLSEAASAIHAANPTLAVSDPGTMLQKLYDSPSATLHRASAWMVGSFAALALLLSVVGLYGVVAYSVSLRTREIGVRMALGAQRSTVYRMILREAGGLAMVGIVLGLAGSLAATTLLGKLLFQVRAWDVTTLAAVSIVLAIAALVASFLPARRAASVDPTEALHAE, translated from the coding sequence ATGTTCAAATCCCTTGTCACCGGACTTCGTGCTCTCTTCCGCCGCGAGCGCCGCAACGCCGACATCCAGAGCGAACTCGATTGCTTCTTGCAGGCGTCCATCGACGACAAGCTGCGCCGCGGCCTCTCCAGCGATCAGGCAGTCTCCGCTGCCCGTGCCGAAATCGGCAGCGCCGAGACCGTTCGAATCAAAGTCTGGTCTGCCGGCTGGGAATCTGCCGCCGATGCTCTCCTTCAGGATCTTCGTTTCGCTGTCCGCCAATTACGTAAGAACCCGGGATTCGCAGCGACCGCGATCCTGGTGCTCACCCTCGGGATCGGCGCGGCTGTCACAATCTTCAGCTTCGTCGACGCGGCGCTCATTCAGCCACTGCCCTACGCGCAGCCCTCGCGCCTCGCCATCGTCTACGAGAGCAACACCCTCGGCCCGCATTTCCATCTCTCATACCTGGATTGGCTCGACTACCAGCGCCGTAACACCGTCTTCACTTCGCTCGAAGCCTTCGCGAACTACGGCTTCATGCTCGCAACGCCCGATGGGCCTCAGCCCGTCCACGGTACGCGCGTCACAGCCGGATTCTTCCGTACCCTTGGCGTCTCACCCGTACTTGGCCGGGATTTCCGCCCCGATGACGACCAGCCCGCTGCGCCCTTTGTCGCGCTCATAAGCTATTCCGCATGGCTGCATCGCTTCGGCGGCGGCCGCAACATCATCGGCCAAACCGTCACCCTCAGCGGCAATGTCACCTCCATCATCGGCGTGCTGCCGCCGAGCTTCCACTTCGCTCCCGCCGAGCCCTCCGAGTTCTGGGGAACCGAGCGACCGGATGGCGGCTGCGAAAAGGTGCGCGGCTGTCACAACCTCATCGGCCTCGCGCGCCTGCGCCCAGGCGTGGGCTTTGCCGCCGCTCTCGCCGATGCCCAGCGCATCGGCCTCCAACTCGCGCAGCAGTACCCCGGCGACGACCACGGCCGCGGAGCCACCATGGACCCGCTCGTCGACGCCATCCTGGGCAGCATCCGACCGCTTCTGCTCATGCTGCTCGCCGGTGCCGCGCTGCTCCTGCTCATCGCCGCCATCAATGTTTCCAGTCTCCTGCTGGTCCGGACTGAGCGCCGCCGCCGCGAAATGGCTGTCCGGGGAGCCCTCGGCGCCTCGTCCTCGCGCCTCGTCTCTCAGTTCCTCACCGAAGGCATCGCTCTCGCCGTGTTCGCGGGCGCACTGGGCCTCGGCTTCGCGTTCCTGCTCATCCGGCTGGTGCTCGGCCTCATCCCCAAAGACTTTCTCGACACCATGCCCTACGTGCGCGCCGTCGGCCTCAATGCACACGTCCTCGCGTTCACCGCATTAGTTACGCTCATCGCCGCGATCATCTTCTCGCTGCTGCCTGCGTTGCGCGTCTCGCACGCCGACCTGCGCGATGGCCTCCAGGAAGTCTCGCGCGGTGCATCCGGCACGGTCTGGCGCCGTTTCGGTTCTAACCTCGTCATCGCCGAGCTTGCGATTGCCATGATCCTGCTGGTCGGCGCGGGCCTGCTCGGTAAAAGCTTCTATCGCCTGCTCCACGTCGATACCGGACTCAACGCCGATGGCCTCGCCACGCTCGATGTCTCCGGCACCATCAAAACCGGTACCGAGCCGGAATGGATCAGCTTCGAGCGCCGCATCCATGCTGAGCTCGGCGCGTTGCCCGGCGTCGCCTCCGTCTCAATCACCGAGCAGGCGCCGCTCGGCGACGGCGACGGCTCGAGCAATTTCGTGATCGTGGGCCGGCCGCCTGTCGATCACAACGAGGTCATCATCCGCGACGTCAGCGCGGGCTATTTCTCCACGCTGCAGGCGCGCCTTGTCCGCGGCCGCTTCTTCGCCGATGATGAGGACCAGTCGCGTCAGCGCGTCGTCGTCATCAACCAGCAGCTCGCGAAGCTCTATTTCCCCGGCGAAGATCCGGTCGGCCAGCAGATCGCTATGGAAGATGGCGATCAAAAAAGCCCCATGCTCGTCATCGGCGTCGTCGACACCATTCAGGAAGGCCAGCCTGACGCCGCTCCGCAGGCCGCCATGTATCGGCCCCGCAATCAGAATCCGTCCCCTCCGAACGATGGATTCACAGTGGTGTTGCGTACCGGTCAATCCGAAAGTTCTGTCCTCTCCGAGGCCGCATCGGCCATTCACGCGGCCAATCCAACCTTGGCCGTCTCCGATCCCGGCACAATGCTTCAGAAGCTGTACGATTCGCCTTCCGCTACGCTGCATCGCGCCTCGGCATGGATGGTGGGCAGTTTCGCCGCGCTAGCGTTGCTGCTCTCTGTTGTCGGCCTCTACGGCGTCGTCGCGTATTCGGTCAGTCTCCGCACGCGCGAAATCGGCGTGCGCATGGCGCTTGGTGCGCAGCGCAGCACGGTCTATCGCATGATCCTGCGTGAAGCCGGCGGTCTCGCCATGGTCGGCATCGTGCTCGGCCTCGCCGGATCGCTCGCGGCGACCACGCTGCTGGGCAAGCTGCTCTTTCAAGTGCGCGCGTGGGATGTGACGACGCTCGCGGCCGTCTCCATCGTGCTTGCCATTGCCGCTCTGGTCGCCAGTTTTCTGCCCGCGCGCCGCGCCGCTTCGGTCGACCCCACAGAGGCGCTTCACGCCGAATAA
- a CDS encoding serine aminopeptidase domain-containing protein encodes MDPVARVLLVGPFAAERHFSYHPWVRWARYLASRRIEVLRYDYRGVGESTGVFEELSLENWSEDVQLIAKWVASRSPSMPLLLHGLEMGAILAGRAFHEGTGDALLLWSPPANANQVLRSGLLRWAGLEQLWEAPENRTPASEYIRQLERGTFIEVHGYLWSRRLWHDSFGFTLPANMENEGLSYQAYKKPVKIVRFGKDAASLAMPYSRYDEVKDCSWLYSCNFDWITGALGLPTLGSHEEEYSRA; translated from the coding sequence ATGGATCCGGTGGCCCGAGTTTTGCTTGTAGGACCATTTGCTGCCGAACGGCATTTTTCATATCATCCGTGGGTCCGCTGGGCCCGATATCTGGCCTCGAGGCGAATCGAAGTTCTTCGCTATGACTATCGCGGTGTCGGTGAAAGCACGGGAGTCTTTGAAGAGTTGAGTCTTGAAAATTGGAGCGAAGACGTCCAGCTCATTGCTAAGTGGGTTGCGAGTAGGTCGCCAAGTATGCCGCTTCTCCTCCATGGTCTCGAAATGGGCGCCATCCTCGCTGGTAGGGCTTTCCATGAGGGTACTGGTGACGCTTTACTCCTATGGTCTCCGCCTGCTAACGCAAACCAAGTGCTACGCTCGGGCCTCCTGCGTTGGGCAGGATTGGAACAACTCTGGGAGGCTCCCGAGAATCGAACGCCTGCCTCTGAATACATTCGCCAACTTGAGCGAGGCACTTTTATCGAAGTCCACGGATATCTATGGTCGAGGCGCCTTTGGCACGACTCTTTTGGTTTCACTCTGCCGGCAAACATGGAAAACGAAGGCTTGTCTTACCAGGCTTACAAGAAGCCTGTGAAGATAGTTAGATTTGGCAAAGATGCAGCTTCTTTAGCTATGCCGTACTCGAGGTACGACGAAGTTAAAGATTGTAGTTGGCTGTATTCGTGCAATTTCGATTGGATTACCGGAGCCTTAGGCCTACCAACTCTAGGGAGTCATGAAGAAGAGTATTCAAGGGCGTGA
- a CDS encoding alpha/beta hydrolase: protein MKKSIQGRELIVLDSLDAAAIATYHKTCEDSYDSQSELINRDRVGVLILNGLSATRAGNGDAAVWWADWFAECGYPSFRLDLPGFGDSVGDPPEDWLDFINLGGYASVASAKVRELVARFNLSGVLLVGHCAGTVSAIFTAAATKECRGLILMEPYFQFRQTIRPKIRAQLSLWATRSRLGGILSSIFDRVKGIRLAFRRNVLPENANLLLLRRWKEMTSTGMPILILKAPGFKTQGAKPRVGEFDYFKYAMGLAGRRSQVVVRSVEGANHSFANHQARAAVRQHTEEWLNGYFPLRNRKEVL from the coding sequence ATGAAGAAGAGTATTCAAGGGCGTGAGCTGATTGTACTGGATAGCCTCGATGCCGCCGCCATCGCTACCTATCACAAAACTTGCGAAGACAGTTACGACTCGCAATCTGAACTGATCAACAGAGATCGCGTCGGCGTGTTGATCCTGAACGGCCTCTCGGCCACCCGAGCCGGGAATGGCGATGCCGCGGTTTGGTGGGCCGACTGGTTTGCTGAGTGCGGCTATCCGTCCTTTCGACTTGATCTCCCAGGATTTGGAGACTCTGTGGGAGACCCTCCAGAAGATTGGCTCGACTTCATTAATCTGGGGGGCTATGCATCGGTTGCCTCCGCCAAAGTAAGAGAACTCGTGGCACGGTTCAACTTATCGGGCGTACTCCTGGTGGGACATTGTGCCGGCACGGTATCTGCAATCTTTACGGCAGCCGCAACCAAAGAATGCAGAGGCCTCATTTTGATGGAACCCTATTTCCAGTTCCGGCAGACGATACGACCGAAGATTCGTGCTCAGCTGAGCCTCTGGGCTACACGAAGTCGTCTTGGCGGAATCTTAAGCAGTATCTTTGATCGCGTGAAGGGGATTCGTTTGGCCTTTCGCCGAAATGTGCTCCCCGAGAATGCGAATCTTCTCCTCCTCCGCCGCTGGAAGGAAATGACATCAACCGGCATGCCTATCCTTATCCTCAAGGCACCAGGATTCAAGACGCAGGGTGCGAAACCGAGAGTCGGTGAGTTCGACTATTTTAAGTACGCTATGGGATTGGCCGGTCGCAGAAGTCAGGTTGTCGTACGATCGGTCGAGGGCGCCAATCATTCTTTTGCGAACCACCAAGCTCGGGCGGCGGTGCGTCAGCACACTGAAGAATGGCTGAATGGCTATTTCCCCTTGAGAAATCGTAAAGAAG
- a CDS encoding PadR family transcriptional regulator: MPESSDLVQGTLEMLVLKTLALDPMHGYGIALRLEQVSDGVFRINPGSLLPALSRLERAGRIKAEWRATENNRRARYYQLTNRGRKALAEERAQWDRQISAITRILEA, translated from the coding sequence ATGCCCGAATCAAGCGACCTTGTCCAGGGAACTCTGGAAATGCTCGTCCTGAAAACCCTCGCCCTCGATCCCATGCACGGCTACGGTATCGCCCTGCGCCTCGAGCAGGTCAGCGACGGCGTCTTCCGGATCAACCCGGGCTCCCTGCTGCCCGCCCTCAGCCGCCTCGAGCGCGCCGGCCGAATCAAAGCCGAATGGCGCGCCACTGAGAATAACCGCCGCGCCCGCTACTATCAGCTCACGAATCGCGGCCGCAAAGCTCTCGCAGAAGAGCGCGCACAGTGGGATCGTCAGATCTCCGCTATCACCCGCATTCTCGAAGCCTGA
- a CDS encoding iron-containing redox enzyme family protein — MTTLVSYPQLQSESLVACIQPKIESMINELVTSLPDPQKLTNKERRGIIARYTSVLEGNFIYWMTATYLAVQSEEARPILLDNLHEEVRDAHPAMLRRFAIAAGALPTDTDALAVHEDLTNVRLFLGRLSGVQSVVTMAFFEGFIQRFMAYLADLAAAQGSAEMEYTDVHGVCDIAHTQGLFTALVAEMTVNPLSVGADPLEGVYLLRTLIQTIIFQRISILTA, encoded by the coding sequence ATGACTACGTTAGTGTCCTATCCGCAGTTACAGAGCGAATCGCTTGTTGCGTGTATCCAACCGAAGATCGAGAGCATGATAAATGAACTCGTGACTTCGCTGCCCGACCCGCAAAAGCTAACTAACAAAGAGCGGCGTGGGATTATCGCGAGATATACCTCTGTCCTTGAAGGAAACTTCATCTATTGGATGACCGCGACCTATCTCGCGGTCCAGTCGGAAGAAGCCCGTCCGATTCTCCTGGATAATCTCCACGAGGAAGTGCGCGATGCTCATCCTGCAATGCTGCGGAGATTCGCAATTGCAGCCGGCGCTCTTCCCACGGACACAGACGCGCTCGCCGTGCATGAAGACTTGACGAATGTTCGGCTGTTCCTGGGCCGGCTCTCAGGAGTGCAGTCGGTTGTAACGATGGCCTTCTTCGAAGGATTCATCCAAAGGTTTATGGCCTACTTGGCGGACCTAGCGGCAGCCCAAGGCTCCGCAGAGATGGAATACACAGATGTGCACGGTGTCTGTGATATTGCACACACCCAGGGGCTTTTCACGGCACTCGTCGCGGAGATGACCGTCAACCCCCTCAGTGTCGGGGCGGACCCCCTGGAAGGTGTTTATCTGCTCAGAACTCTGATTCAAACCATCATCTTCCAGCGGATATCAATCCTCACAGCCTGA